In Crinalium epipsammum PCC 9333, the genomic window TCTAATTCGGTTTTCCGTATTTTTCCCCAGTATAGGTGGGGAGGGGTCAAGAACATTACAGGGAAGTTTAAAAAATCGCTTAAATTGTAAGAAAGAGATATTGTTGGCGATCGCTCGCATCTTTGATCTGGACAAACCAGCATAAGTATGTTAAATAAACCCAAAAACCGCACAATTGCCACTCTGTTGGCATTTTCTGGATTAGTAATTCCCATTGGCGGAGTACATCTTGTGGGATTACATAAGTTTTATTTGGGACAGCGAGGCTGGGGTTTAGTATATCTGCTACTATCGTGGACACCAATACCTTATGTGGCAAGTGCTATTGAAGGTGTTTGGTATTTAGCGCAAAATACTGATAAATTTGATGACAATTTTAATATCGGTATAATGCCTGTGGAATCAAGTCCTAGTAATCTATCTAAGGGAACCGATCCAACTCAGGTAAGTGCGATCGCAGATGCTTTACGTCAGTTAGATCAACTGCGCCAAGATGGGCTGATATCTGAGTATGAGTTTGAGCAAAAACGCCGACAGTGGCTTGATCGGATGGCTTAATGTCTATGACAATTTTTAATTTACAGTTAATTAAGAAGAAACTTTTAAACGATCCTTATTACCGGATGCAATCAGCCCAAGAAATTGCGATCGCGGCTCAACTAGGCATTAAAATTGATGTCAATCAGGCAAGTGTGGATGACTGGTTAAGGCTTCCTGGGATCTCAATTCATCAGGCGCGATCGCTTGTAGAACTTTCTGCTGCTGGTGTGCCATTTTATAGCATTGAAGACATCGCCGCCGCATTAGGTATGCCCGCCCAACGACTCAAACCTTTAGAACCTGTATTAAGATTTTGTTACTACGACGAATCAGAGATTATTCAGCAGATTAACCCTAATACTGCCACGATAGAACAACTCACACAACTTCCTCACGTTGATGTATCTATTGCTCAAGCAATTGTGCAAAATCGTCTATTATCTGGTTCTTATCGCAACCTAGCTGATTTTCAATTCCGTCTATCTATCCCTGGACAAATAACCGCTAAGTTAATGCACTATCTGCGGTTTTAATTAGCGGTTAGTTTACTATTTAAACACTTCCCATTCTATCAGTCGGCCAAAATCGGAAAAAGGCGCGACCAATAATATTTTCTTTAGGTAAAAATCCCCAAATATGGGAGTCATTACTATTATTGCGGTTATCTCCCATTACAAACACTTGTCCTTCAGGTACTTGAATTTTTCCTAACTCGTATTCTGGAGATTCTGCGATGTAATCTTCCTTTAGGGGGTGATCATTTCGGTAAACTGTACCATTTTTAACTTGTACAGTTTGACCTTGTGTAGCAATTATGCGTTTGATAAAAGCTTGATTTTTGGCATATCCCAGAACTTGTAATTGTGAGGGTGGATCAAACACAACAATATCCCCGGTAGAGGGACTGTGAAAATGATAAGAGACTTTTTCTACCACCAAGCGATCGCCCACCTGTAAAGTAGGTAGCATTGAATCCGAAGGAATGAAGCGCGGTTCTGCTACAAACGTGCGGATGAATAGTGCTAAAACTAAAGCTATCAGCAGAATCTGTAAATTCTCTCCCCAACTTTGCCATAGCCGTGACAATAAAGGAGTTTTAGCTATAATTTCACCCTGCACAGGTGGCTTACCCGATAAATCACTCTTGGGTTCAACAATAGGCTTACTGGAATCGAGTATTTGATTAGTTTGATACTTTTGTTGCTCTGGTGTAGAAGCTACAAGTTCTCTAGCCTCAGTCGTCGCTGCTAAATCTTTTTCCTCAGATGCCATAGAAGGTATTGAGACGTTTCAAATCTATAGTTTGTCACACCTTGGACAACATTCTTCGCATTTA contains:
- a CDS encoding NINE protein codes for the protein MLNKPKNRTIATLLAFSGLVIPIGGVHLVGLHKFYLGQRGWGLVYLLLSWTPIPYVASAIEGVWYLAQNTDKFDDNFNIGIMPVESSPSNLSKGTDPTQVSAIADALRQLDQLRQDGLISEYEFEQKRRQWLDRMA
- a CDS encoding ComEA family DNA-binding protein produces the protein MSMTIFNLQLIKKKLLNDPYYRMQSAQEIAIAAQLGIKIDVNQASVDDWLRLPGISIHQARSLVELSAAGVPFYSIEDIAAALGMPAQRLKPLEPVLRFCYYDESEIIQQINPNTATIEQLTQLPHVDVSIAQAIVQNRLLSGSYRNLADFQFRLSIPGQITAKLMHYLRF
- the lepB gene encoding signal peptidase I, whose amino-acid sequence is MASEEKDLAATTEARELVASTPEQQKYQTNQILDSSKPIVEPKSDLSGKPPVQGEIIAKTPLLSRLWQSWGENLQILLIALVLALFIRTFVAEPRFIPSDSMLPTLQVGDRLVVEKVSYHFHSPSTGDIVVFDPPSQLQVLGYAKNQAFIKRIIATQGQTVQVKNGTVYRNDHPLKEDYIAESPEYELGKIQVPEGQVFVMGDNRNNSNDSHIWGFLPKENIIGRAFFRFWPTDRMGSV